The genomic window GCAAAAAATTGTGTCGTTCCTTTCCCTACAATGTTTTTGCACATAACTgccaaatgaagaaagaaaaagagaatgcATGATGTCTGAAAAGAAgatagggtttaggggtagGAACCACTAAAAGTGAGTGGTCATTCAAGATCAGTAGAGAGTGTTAAAAAGGCATGAGAAGTCCTGAATGTATATGCTCGTTTCCCTGATCTAACACCTCTTCTTGAGAAAGAATTAAGATCATGTTAATCGTCCAGTATAAGATAGAATTGAAGTCAAAACCAACTGAAATTTTCACGGGTTTAAACTTCATGGGGACGATCAGGATGTAGTGTTCAAGATTGGCTGTTTTTTGCAACTCTGTAAGTGTTCCTTAAGAAAACAACTATCAACAGATAATGGTCAATAATCATCTTATAACAAGGTCATAGTTCCGTACTAGTATTGACTCACTAAAACATTTActcgataaaaaaaaatatataaaatttatgcTTTGTTAGAACATATTGATGTAAATATtggaaacaaaatctcaagtcaacaaaatagagaatatCATTAGTAGtaacatattaattatatagttGGGTTGATATTGGCCAATATCCCATCTATAACATGAACTCATTTCCTTGAGTAGTTTAGGATTTTAAATTTAGCACCCTATACAATCTCGTCTATTTTAGGTTTAGATTACCCAAGTATTTAAGGATTTAACCTCATTTAGACTAGCAAAGCAGTCATGaaactttatttaattaagaaCTATAGTACTTATCATGAGGTTATATGTAAGATTTTTGTCACTAATTCTACTTTTGTAATACGCGGTAGATATACTAATTGGTTTTTTGATTCATAAATTCCTTAAATGCTAATgctttctcaaaattttctctcttaattttttagaTCAATAGCGTGTGTTAATGTCAAATTGGAAAAACATTGACAAATTTCTTTATGTGGCAGATGTAAATGAACATCCTGTTGAGTTTAGAATTTCGTGATTTTTAGCTATAAAATTccaattaaaattaaattactatGAAGTATAGTTTGATTTATTAAAGTATTATACAATGTGGATCATTTTGATTAGGTCATTGATAATTGTTTAATTAAATACTCGATTTTGATCCGCACGTACGTGGggagttttatattttaagaaatgtattgGAATACTGTTTTAGTGATGTATATTGtagtgtataaattataatgtacATACAAAAGTGTATAGTGTTATTTATAACACAATAGCTAATATTGTGAACCGCACATTATGCGGGTTATAAGTATGATCATATAGTtttgataaaagtttgtattaagattgtttttttttgttagtgaattatataatagtatatatcATAAACTTATCAGTTATCATAATCTTTAAGAATAAGATGTGTGGAAGGTAATGTAAAAGTAATGAAAAGTGGACCCTCCATGTAGATGGTGCGTCCTCACAGCTCGAATCCGGCGTCGGCATACGCATCACCTCCCCAATGGGAGAGATCCTAGAGCATTCTTTTCGTCTGGCATTCAAAGCATCAAATAATGAAGCCAAATACAAGGCACTCATAGCCGGTCTTTGTTTACCAAAAAGCCTTGATGTTTGTAAATTTCAGGCTTACTGCGATTCACAACTCGTCGCTAGTCAGTACAATGGCGAATACGACGTCAAAAATGAACTGATGGACGCCTACATATAAATCGTTCAGGGGCTTGCCAAGACCTTCAATTTCTTCGCACTTAGCAAAATTCATAGAAGCGCGAACGCTCCAGCCAATGCTCTAGCTACGCTTGCTTCAACATCCAATCCGGACCTCCGGCGAGTCATACCAGTCGAATGCATAGAAAAATCAAGTATTCCGAGGCGGATTATAATCTGTAAGATAGCCgagtcaaaagaagaagagcccCCTAAAGGGTCAACAAGTAATTCTGACGATTGGCGACAAGAATTCATAGACTACATCGCCGATGGCGTAGTCCCTAAGGAGAAGTGGGAGGCACGACGCCTTAAAACAAAAGCTGCCAAGTATACGATGATCAAGGAAAATCTTTTCCGTTGGACTACTTCATACGTGTTATTAAGGTGCCTAAGTAAAGTTGAGGCTAAGCTGGTCATGCGAGAAACACATGGTGCATGTGGGAATCAATCAGGAGGACGAAGCCTTGCTACCAAAATTATGAAACATGGCCAGTATTGGCCTACAATAATCACGAATTGTATTCGTTTTGTAGACAAGTGGGAGCCTTAACAGAGGCAAATCTCGATTATTCACACCCCAATTGAAGTTCTAACTACGTCCACGGCACCGTATCCATTCAAGCGCTGGGCAATGGATATCGTAGGCCCCTTACCATTGTTCAAAGGCAAGCGATTCATACTTATATTATGGACTATTTTACTAATTGGGTGGATGCCGAGGCATATAACAAAATCCAAGACGAGACGTTCAACGATTCGTATGGAAGAACATCATCTACCGCCATGGTCTTCCTTACGAAATTATTATGGATAATggtttacaatttatttttctgcaGTTTGAAGAATTTTGTGCCCGATGGCGAATACGCCTCAACAAGCCAACCCCGCGTTACCCTGCGTGTAACGGACATGTAGAGGCGACCAACAAAACTATACTAGACGAGCTTAAAAAAGGGCTCGAATCTAAGAAGGGAGCTTGGGCAGTAGAAGTTGATGAAGTCCTTTGTAGTCACTGCACAACTCCTCGACGAGCATCCGGTGAAACATATTTCTCCCTTACTTATGGGATCGAGGCCATGGCACCCGCAGAGGTGAGCGTCGGTAGTCTCCGAAGATCAATGTTCATCAACAAGCCAAACCTCAACGACCATATGCTTGTGGATAGCCTCGATGATGCTGAAGAACATCGCAACGGTGTCCTCCTCCAGATTCAGAACTACCAACAAGCTGCCGCTCGACATTATAACACAAAGGTAAAACCTCGATTTTTCATAGTCGGCGACCTAGTGTTCCGCAaagtatatgaaaatattgtCGAATTCAATGCTGGGAAGCCGGGAGCTAAGTGGGAAGGTCCATATCTCGTCGCCAGGATCGTTCGGAGTGGCGTTTATGAAATAATGACTATGTCCTGTGAAAAAGTCCCCCAATCCTGGAACGCACACAAACTCAAGAAGTATCAttcttgaaagaaaaaagactcCACCATCCTTTGTACATCTGCTTCAATtctataccaaaaaaaatataataaaaaagcCGCTATGTAAATTTGAAAGGGAGGTACGTAGGCAACCTGTTTACAGACGCAAATGTCTTTgtagatacaaaaaaaaaaaaaaaaaaaaggaagggtcgttagtaaatatttttttaccttcttccaaaaccaaagaataACAACGTACGCTTCGTAGAACAAAATCGCCAAAACATACAAGCCAGGCACATATATCATTCTCGGATGATTCTCGCACTGCTTTAAAATGATTGATGAAAACATTTAGCTGACCTAAGTTCGCATAAACATCAAGTCATTAGCACTAAGGGTAAGCTGGGCACCAGATGACATAATCATCAACCGCACCAAAGAGAGTCCAGCCGAACTTTGAAAAATGGATAAACATCGGGCTCTGGTGTACTGCATTTTAGCGTCACCCGCAATAAGGTTTGTTAGGAGATGTCCAACGACCCAACCACATGATCATTTAAAAGAAGACACCAAAAAGCCATAGAATAACTTCttcatttcataattttttgcAAAGCCCGGCAAGCGGAAACAAGAGAagggagaaaaataaaaacagcaACGAGTACAacacttaagaaaaaaagaaaagcatacgcataacaaaaggaaagatacagaaaaaaaaaaaaaaaaaactatggcCTCCCAGACGGGCCAGATCCAGCGCCTCCTCGAAACCTAACTCAACAATACTCCCGTAGAAACACCTACATATGATTCAGTCGACTAATTCCATAGCACTCCCAATATTGAGGGTCGACCTCCAGCCTCCTCATTTTGAGCTCTATTTCTTGCATCATTCGAACGAGTTCGGCATGGCGACGGCAATACGCCTAGTGTTGTGTCTCCAACtgtggaaaaaacaaaagaaatcatgGATCGTCAAAATAAGGCCAAAGGATAATTTACCacagaaataaataaactcaCCGTACGAAACCAAAAACGGAGTCGACTAGCATCCTCCGGGCGAAGAGTACTAAGTAAGTCACCCGGAAACTGAACGCTCCCAAGCACAAAGTCACGACCCACCGAAACAAAAGTCGGAGAAGCAGCGGCTGCGGAGGGCCTCTTCCAAGGATACAGAGGTTCCCCAACCAAAAGCTTTGGCCGAAGAGTACTAAAAAGACAAATGcgaaataatatttaattagaggtactctgttttcttaatGTTTGATATCCATTCCAAATATTGCTATGTTCAAAACTATGACTCAAGTAAAATATACTTATGGGTCCGCCACTGATGCATGCCTTGGTTTAGCAATGAACTGTGAGAGAACTTGTACGacataacaaaattttaaacgaatgataaaaaataaaaacctacTAATTAATCGTCTGTAACTTTTAAGATCCTCAAACGTAGGACTGTCCATCCTTCAAAAGCTCGTGGTTCTGTTCCATATGAGGCATTGAGGGGTTCTCAGCCAATAAACTTACCTCAATACTTATGTTCTTTGAGAACGTAAAATGTTGTATTTCTGATATTGTTAAGAATTCAGGATAGCTACTAAGCACTATCGAGGTttctttactcttcttttgtcctttttgtttcattattgAATAGATGTGTCCTATAATATTGTTTGGTCGTAGGTCTCACTCATGAAGAATTTCAATTCAGAAACACCAAACTACTTTATATGAACCAACTTGCTAATATTACgaataaacacaaaattacATAGTGGACAAAAAGTGGCCACATTTGAAGCACTGGAGTTGTTGGTAGTTGGATACGTCATAATTTGTTAATAAATGAagtcaaatttaaattttggagaattattgatgaaaataattaaatatattggCAAATTTCATcgtttattttggaaaaagaaaaaacaaaaaacaggtTTAAAAAGATGAGTTTAAGTAGCATAATTGAAAATGGTGATATGATCAAACAGGAATGGGATGGATGAATATAGAGGTGATGAGATCTTTGAGATTTCCATGCGGATAGGTGAATTCATCATTACCATGCTTGCAAAACACATCGAACAAGCGTGCAAGATTGAGGCATCGCACCAAAACTGGTCGTGGCACATCAGTGATCGTCAACAACTCCTCCATGACTATTTTATAGTTATCTCTAGCCATCTTTCTCAATTCTTCAACCGCTTCTTCTTTAGTAACACCGTGTTGATTCATGTAAGAGTTTACCCCATTCACGACCTCTCCTTTGCTCATCTCTCTCTGCacattgtatatatacaccCATATAATTTATAAGTATGCAGGACAAACGTCACatggtaaagaaaaagaatgtacAAATTGACCTAGTCTTAACTATTCCTCTTAATATTTCATTTGGTTTAATACCTCGTAGGTGACTATGTCGTTGTTTATACGATATAGAACACTCAAAGCTTGTAATATTTTTGGCTTGGAGTCAAACCATTCGTACAATGGTTTCTCGTCGCAATCTTCCATCGCGATAAAGCTGTACAAAGCAAAATCATCCATCCCCCCAGTGACCTCCCCAACCTCCATGTACTCATCAAAGGTTGGCATATAGCCTTCACTTGCCCATTTTGATAATGCTAGGTACGCTCTCCCTAAGCTCTTAGTCTAAGGATTtcatttgaaaagaaaagaaaaaacttaattaaaaagaattacCCTTTTCACAGCacttatgtatattttttggtcTATTAATCACCTCATCTATCGTGTGTTGTACACTAGCAGATCTTCCTCGGGGCttcatttctctttcaatCTCTCCTATAGTTTCCAATATTAATCGGAGGACTATTCTCGAATAGTTTGGTAGTTCGTCAATCGCTTCAATATCCCACCTGTCCAATATTGCCATTTCGTatgaaaatatagtttttagttaaagacaaaacaagtattttaagaaaaataataaaataattaataaataaatccaCAAGGCATAAACGAACGATAAGTGGATGCGTATAGTAGTACCTTTGCAAAGAGTCTATGAGACTTTTAGCTTCGGGGTAAGTTGCATATGAATCACACACGTCATTCAAAGCAACCACGATGATGGTCATTTTAGCTATTATAATTCTCCCAAGTGAAAATCGTGGCTCGAAATATAGTCCCAATGTAGGGAAATAGGTCTCCACAATTCTATCCCTCACGCAAGGAAGGTTAGAGGGAATATCTTGATCTTTCCACCATctgcaaagaagaaacaataaaaaaagcttcaaataTTACAAGGACGCATAGAGGTCATTGTGAGCTACTTCATTCACATGGCACAAGAATCTAGAACCCACAAATCCAGTTATAGAAAGAAGATGTAACCTTGTCAGttataatttatcaaaagGGTTTTAAGACCAAACCGTGTGACGATTTctttagaaaactaaaaaaactaacaaaagttatataaataaaagagagttatgataataaattaaactttagatacaaaaaatttaggaaatagtctagattttttaataaatcaatagaataatataaatcaaaaccataaatCCTAACACTTAACCTAAGAAACCTACACCAAACACTATACTACAGTTTTgtcatattattttaattcaGTATTATCTTCCCGATCATCCTTATACAATTAATAGAAGTATAGAAAAAGAGTAGTATAATATGGTGATTAGCATACTTGGTGAGAGTTTTGAGCTCTTGGATGTAATGTAAACGACAATAATTGAAGCTGAGCTTTCCAAACTTGAGAAGCGTCAGATCATGaccttcttcttgttcgtAGAAAGAGATGTATTTCCTTGCGACTAGTATTTCCATGTTATGATATCGATCTATGTACAAGGCGTCACGAATATGTGAGGAGAAATGTGGAGGAATAGTAGTACTCTCTACCAAAGACTCCAAGTGGTTCCTAGTGAAACTCTTGGCTTCCTCCATTATATATTGATCAGAGGGTGTCCCAAGATGCGCTGCTTGGTATAATTGTAGCATTCCTCTAACATCCCCGACTAGACTCTCCTTGAGCCTCCCATCTTCACCCTTGAATCTTACGAAGCTATCTATAATGTAaccgatatatatatatagccaaTCATCATGTTGTATATAGATTTGAaagcatatatacatatgtgaTGAATCAAGGAAAAAGATATTGTTACCGCATGACATCTTGTGTTGATATAGTCGGAAAACCTCAAACATGATGGAGATTGTTTCCAAATCGTCTTCCTCGGCTATTATCATGTCCAGCTCTTCAAAAGCCTTGTTTAGGATCATCTCAATTTCGCTCTCGAAGTAATACGAGATGCCAAGGCTGATAAGCAAATGGATTAAACGAATCTTGTCCTTGTTGCTGTTGTGAGAAGAGATGAGCCTGTCTCTCACGTATGGCTTCATCACGGATTCAATCTCTCTCGCTATGTCATCAAATTCCTACGAAGATACACAAATAAATGATCAAGAATTATCTTctttaaaaagagaagaaaaacaaaataaaaacgaatcATGTTCTCTGCCGCAAGGCTCGTGAATGGGTCCCtgaacatttttcttttgatccaAATACTTACGGAATCGTCAACCGAAACTGAGAGGAAGTAATCTCCCCAAATGGAGGGAGAAAAGAGTATCGAAGGACGACCACTCTCAAGATCATCACTAGTCGAACTCTTAGTAGTAGCCTTAACACATACAAAGTCGTGCTTCATAGGtttcagagaaagagaagggcgaggaaagagagattgaCTGGTCTTAAGAAAGAGAGGAGCTTGGTGAAGGTAAGAGAGAGTTCCGAGCCCAAAAACCGTTCTTGCTACTGCCATTGTTGGCCACAGTTTAGAGAGATTGATATAGCTACTCTGTTTCACTGTAAGTTAATCtgtttttaggttttgttcTATTCAAAAGCTTTCTCATTTTCTGTTGCTCTTATTATTTCCCTTAAGTAAACAAGGAGGCTATGTCACGTGGTCCACATGGTCAACAGCCAGGAAACGTTTATTGAATATtggattttaacaaaaaaaactttcaatattcatttttaaaccctagactatatttattaaaaacatttaaactaaaattcattaataaaaaagaagtcGGAGTCTTTGGATAACTTTAGGGACAATAATTCAGAAATATTTCCATGGTCTGACTAAGTAGAGACAAGATATAAATCGGATAACCGGGTTACATGATGAGAATGGAAAATGGTGTATAGAGACTAAAGAGATTCAACACAAAGCAGTGTCTTATTTTGAGAAGTTATTCACTACGACAAATTCTCAGGTTTTTGAGGATTCCTTGACAAaggttaaaaaattaataacagatcaaacaaatgattttcttaCGGGGCCCGCAACAGAGAGTGAGGTGCGTGCGGTATTATTTCTAATGCACTTGGAGAAGTCACCAGGACCAGATGGTATGACagctttattttttcaaaaagctTGGGATATCATAAAAACGGATTTGTTATATCTagtaaactcttttttcaaaatggAGTTTTCGATAAACGGTTAAATACTactaatatatgtttgattccAAAATCGGAGCGACCGACACGGATGATGAAGTTACGACCTATTAGTCTTTGTAATGTTGGGTATAAAATTATTTCGAGAATACTTTGTCAAATACTTAAGACGGTTTTACCAAACCTTATTTCGGAAACTCAATCTGCGTTTGTAGAAGTAAGTTTGATTTCGGATAATATCCTTATTGCACAAGAAATGTTTCATGGGTTAAGATCTAACCTGCCATGTAAGGAAAAATACATgacaatcaaaacatatatgagTAAAGCATATGATAGGGTTGaatgaaatttgtttcatgGGTTAAGAACTCCCAGTTTCAAAACAttgcaaaatattaaaaacaatttgcaCGAAAAGCTTcgattatgatttattttactttactTACAATCATCCAATACATTTTTGATAGTAACAACTATATTTCAGTTCAAGGTTTTGTACAACAAACTCGCCAAGTTTTATAACTTGACTCTTCACTTTCAAAAAATACAGAATAATCATAtgaagtaaaatataatatattgtacAGCTCTTTTTTGCAattgtcaaatttttataaatattatatcaaatcttaACTTTCGAAACTGGGAGTTCCACTCTActtttacaatttaaaaattatatgtatgtgaTCCTGAAAACgtttacaatatatgtataaaagcTATATTAcgtattattttttacttcatAGGATTATTCtggtttttttaatttggaggataaagttacaaaaaattataattttgaaggtttttgcacaaaacctttcatttaatttgaattatttattattctttgtttaagtttctaactaaaattaaaagtagaatgcagaaaataaaattttgaaatataaattgaaTAGTTCAATTATAAAGCTGAGTAGCTCAAAAAACCAATTTAACAACAAATATAGCTTTATAATATTAGCATTGTATAATTAAGCATACTCTAGTTAATTATattcagttttaatttttgtactTTATccttttagaaaaatattttagataaagtccaaaaattaaaatattatagagCTTTTCTCATATATTAATACTTGGGCCTCAGAAATGGAGAGTAGATAGGCCACCAACCCCATGTTCCAATTATGCATGTGTTTGCATGTTAGTCAAGTatgcaaaattttctttaaataatatgtatatcCTCTGCGATATTTTTGAACCTTTGGTATCtttcatatctttcatttcaGTTTCGATGATTCCAAATACGCTCTGATCAAGAATATAATACATGGGGAGGTTGTTAAgctgttattatatataaagaaactaAGAAAGTTAGTTTAGTGATCGTATTCGTATGTCATTTTTCTTGTCCCATAATTTCattagtattaattaaatctttagTAGCTGgtaagatttgtttcttattgGAATAAAGCTTCGGTTCTGAATAAATGTCATTTGCACTTCCGCACAATTGTGTCTGTTAAAAAATTGACGGttaatttttaacatttgtgtcttttcatcgtaaatatttttatccactaaaatattgacggttaccttttttatatttgtgttttttcatCGTAAAAAGTTGTGTCTATTAAAATACTGGCGGttattgttttacatttttatatgtttttcgtAAACAGTTGTGtctgttaaaattttaacggttatttttttatattcgtGTCTTTTTCTCGCAACTTCTTGTAAAACTATATTTCATCGTAACTTTTGGTTAATattgattgttattttttctgttaagGTCTTTTTATCGCAACAACTCGTAAACTGtatttttatcataaataGTTGTGTCagttaaaatattgacggttacttttttaaatttgtgtctttttatcgtaacttttggttaaagttgacagtttttttttctgttggtGCCTTTCTATCGCAACTTCTcgtaaaattgtatttttgtcGTAAACAATTGTGtctattaaaatattaacGGTTACCTTTTCACATTCGTTTCTTTTCATCATAACTTTTTGATATAGTGTTATTTTTCCGTTAGTGTCTTTTTATCGCaactttttgtcaaaatatttagGGTTATTTTTCACCCGTGTATCTCTTTATTGCAATTTTCCGTTATACTATTGACAGTTATATTTTTCGTTTGTGTTTGTTCATTGCATCTTTCCTTATAAATAGTTGTCTACTTAGATGTTTGTAACTGTTGAACTCTATATATTagtcttttttcttaagtaaTTTCTAAATTTCTGTTCTTTACcacaaattatttgtttcatgatgaataaaaaaaaaaatttgttttgcatttcTAAAcgattatgtttttttatcgcaacatttggttaaaatgttgacggttactttttttgttcatgtctATTCATCATAACTTTCCACTAACATGATGGTTATTTTTCCGTTAGTATCTTTTTATCGTTACTTTTCGTTtgtatctttatcttttttgttgtgttttttttgtcgcAACATTTCGTTAAAATATATGTTCAACAATCATAATCATATCAGCAGTGTATAATTAAGCATACTCTAGttaattatagttttaattttcgTACTTCATCCGTTTAAAAAAACGTTTTAGATAAagtccaaaaattaatatattagagACCATTTCTCATATATTAATGCTTGGGCCTCGGAAATGGAGAGTAGATAGGTCACCAACCCCATCTTCCAATTATACATGTGTttgcaaaatataaaaaacaatttgcatGAAAAGCTTTggttatgatttattttactttactTAAAATCATCCTATACATTTTCGATAGTAACAACTCTATTTCAGTTCAAGGTTTTGTGCAACAAAATCGCCAAGTTTTATAACTTGACTCTtcactttcaaaaaatatagaataatcATATGAAgtgaaatatattatattttatagctCTTTTTGCAattgtcaaatttttataaatactatatCAAATCTTAACTTTCGAAACTGGGAATTCCACTCTActtttacaatttaaaaattatatgtatgtgaTCATGAAAACgtttacaatatatgtataaaagcTATATTAcgtattattttttacttcatAGGATTATTctggttttttaatttggatgataaaattgaaaaaaatataattttgaaggttttttgcacaaaacctttcattttatttgtattatttattattcttgGTTTATATTTCTAGCTAAAAGTAAAAGTAGAATGCagaaaataagattttgaaatatataaactgAATAGTTCAATTATAAGGCTGAGTAGTTCAAGAAACCTGTTTAACAACAAATAATGCTTTAGAAATACGAAatgattcaaataaaatagaagattttaatcaatttacgttgtaatatatatgttcattaatcataatcatattacCAGTGTATAATTAAGCATACTCTAGTTAATTATATTcagtttaaatttttgtacTTTATccttttagaaaaatattctaGATAaagtccaaaaattaaaatattatagacCATTTCTCATATATTAATGCTTGAGGCTCAAAAATAGAGAGTAGATAGGCCACCAACCCCATGTTCCAATTATGCATGTGTTTGCATGTTAGTCAAGTATGCAAACATTTAAATAATACGTATATTCGCTGCGGTATTTTTGGACCTTTGGTATCTTTCATTTCAGTTTCGATGATTCCAAATATGTTCTGATCAAGAGTATAATACAGGGGGAGGTTGTTAAGCTgttattatgtataaaaaaactaagaaagtTAGTGATCGTATTCGTATGTCATTTTTCTTGTCCCATAATTTCGTTAGTATTCATTAATTCTTTAATGGCTGgtaagatttgtttcttattgGAATAAAGCTTCGGTTCTGATTTATTTTACTTACTTACAAAATAATAGTTATCCTATAAATTTTCGAGTTAAACAGGGGATTAActctatttcattttcttagtattgtttttttattttttatttaaatttttagctAAAAAGTAAGGAGATAATAGTGAAGGTCCATTTGGTTTCAGTAgttaaccaaaaattaattaatgctTGTACATCTAGGTTTTGAGTTCAAGTCCTAGAAAACAAcgcatttttttttcaaattaatgaTGCAAACCTTATCGTAGGTCTAGAGTGCGCATGAAGAGCATGTCCATCACATGGATGTCGTAGATGCATGACCTTCTGTTAAAGATCCGAGTGTTTCGAGGAGAGCTGCACCGTAAAACCATTGTTCGGGGAAGCTATCAAAATTGCATATGCTACAAGTAAttaaatatcatcataatatGATTAGATTAAATCTATTAACAATAACAATCCAAATAAAtgtcatttgtatttttgaacAGTTATGTTTTTTCATCGTAATTAGTTGTGTCTGTTAAATTGTTGACggttattttcttacattcGTGTCTTTTCATCGTAAATAGTTGTGTCTGTTAAACTACTAACAGTTACTTTTTTACATTCGTGTCTTTTCATTGACGGTTACTTTTTATATTCGTGTCTTTTCATCATAAACAGTTGTGTctgataaaatataaatggtTACTTTTTGCATTCGTGTCTTTTTATCGTAACTTTTGGTAAACATTGGCGGTTATTTTTTCCATTAAGGTCTTTTAAACCCAACTTCTcgtaaaattgtattttcatCA from Arabidopsis thaliana chromosome 3, partial sequence includes these protein-coding regions:
- a CDS encoding Terpenoid cyclases/Protein prenyltransferases superfamily protein (Terpenoid cyclases/Protein prenyltransferases superfamily protein; FUNCTIONS IN: lyase activity, magnesium ion binding; INVOLVED IN: metabolic process; CONTAINS InterPro DOMAIN/s: Terpene synthase, metal-binding domain (InterPro:IPR005630), Terpenoid synthase (InterPro:IPR008949), Terpenoid cylases/protein prenyltransferase alpha-alpha toroid (InterPro:IPR008930), Terpene synthase-like (InterPro:IPR001906); BEST Arabidopsis thaliana protein match is: Terpenoid cyclases/Protein prenyltransferases superfamily protein (TAIR:AT3G14490.1); Has 1693 Blast hits to 1663 proteins in 176 species: Archae - 0; Bacteria - 0; Metazoa - 0; Fungi - 2; Plants - 1687; Viruses - 0; Other Eukaryotes - 4 (source: NCBI BLink).), whose translation is MAVARTVFGLGTLSYLHQAPLFLKTSQSLFPRPSLSLKPMKHDFVCVKATTKSSTSDDLESGRPSILFSPSIWGDYFLSVSVDDSEFDDIAREIESVMKPYVRDRLISSHNSNKDKIRLIHLLISLGISYYFESEIEMILNKAFEELDMIIAEEDDLETISIMFEVFRLYQHKMSCDSFVRFKGEDGRLKESLVGDVRGMLQLYQAAHLGTPSDQYIMEEAKSFTRNHLESLVESTTIPPHFSSHIRDALYIDRYHNMEILVARKYISFYEQEEGHDLTLLKFGKLSFNYCRLHYIQELKTLTKWWKDQDIPSNLPCVRDRIVETYFPTLGLYFEPRFSLGRIIIAKMTIIVVALNDVCDSYATYPEAKSLIDSLQRWDIEAIDELPNYSRIVLRLILETIGEIEREMKPRGRSASVQHTIDETKSLGRAYLALSKWASEGYMPTFDEYMEVGEVTGGMDDFALYSFIAMEDCDEKPLYEWFDSKPKILQALSVLYRINNDIVTYEREMSKGEVVNGVNSYMNQHGVTKEEAVEELRKMARDNYKIVMEELLTITDVPRPVLVRCLNLARLFDVFCKHGNDEFTYPHGNLKDLITSIFIHPIPV